A genomic segment from Bradyrhizobium sp. CB1015 encodes:
- a CDS encoding multidrug efflux RND transporter permease subunit, with translation MPSFFIDRPIFAWVVALFICLIGAIAVPLLPIAQYPIIAPPSISVSTSYPGASPENLYNSVTRLIEEELNGAANILNFESTSDSLGQVEIIANFQPGTDTSAASVEVQNRIKRVEARLPRAVMQQGILIEEASSAVLQIITLNSTDGSLDEVGLGDFMIRNVLGEIRRIPGVGRATLYSTERSLRVWVDPAKLVGYGLTADDLNKAIAAQNAQVASGSIGAEPSTSSQRTSALVLVKGQLSSPDEFGAIILRANADGSTVRLRDVARIEVGGLSYQFNTRLDGKPTAGLSVLMSPTGNALATASAVEAKMKELSRFFPANITYEIPYNITPVVEASIKKVLSTLVEAVVLVFVVMFLFLQNIRYTIIPTIVVPVALLGACSTLLLAGYSINMLSMFGMVLAVGILVDDAIVVVENVERIMAEEGLPPKEATRKAMSQITGAIIGITLVLMAVFVPMAFFPGSVGIIYRQFSVTMVAAIGFSAFLALSLTPALCATLLKPVAKGHGHSTNFVFSRFNRFLEACRFHYARTVGFSLNRTGRLMLVYAALLVGLSWAFVNLPGGFLPVDDQGFVTTDVQTPSDSSYPRTEAVIEKVEKYLARRPGVDNVTFLTGFSFSGQGMNTAQAFITLKDWSERGPKDSAAAIVNDINRDLGSSIRDAKISALQPPPIDNLGNSSGFSFRLQDRGQKGYQQLMRAADQLIAEANASPVLQKVYIEGLPEAGVVNLVIDREKAGAFGVTFEDINNTISTNLGSNYINDFPNRGRMQRVVVQADARDRMRTEDILNYNVKNSRGQLVPFSSFATVEWARGPTQIAGFNYYPAVRISGEARPGFTSGDAIAEMERLAGRLPRGFGYEWTGQSLQEKLSGSQAPFLLALSVFVVFLCLAALYESWTIPLAVLLTVPLGIVGAVTAAMLRGLPNDVYFTVGLITIIGLAAKDAILIIEFAKDLRKEGKPLVEATIEACRLRFRPILMTGLAFICGVLPMAIAHGAGGASQQALGSVVMGGMIAVVILALLMVPVFFVSVQRVLAGDREPKAAREDEAHGRPAPVKP, from the coding sequence ATGCCGAGTTTCTTCATCGACAGGCCGATCTTCGCCTGGGTGGTCGCGCTTTTCATCTGCTTGATCGGTGCGATCGCGGTGCCGCTGCTGCCGATCGCGCAATATCCGATCATCGCGCCGCCCTCGATCTCGGTCTCGACCAGCTATCCCGGCGCCTCGCCGGAAAACCTCTACAACAGCGTCACGCGGCTGATCGAGGAGGAGCTCAACGGCGCCGCCAACATCCTCAATTTCGAATCGACCAGCGACTCGCTCGGCCAGGTCGAGATCATCGCCAACTTCCAGCCGGGCACCGATACCAGCGCCGCCTCGGTCGAGGTGCAGAACCGCATCAAGCGCGTTGAGGCGCGCCTGCCGCGCGCGGTGATGCAGCAGGGCATCCTGATCGAGGAAGCCTCCAGCGCGGTGCTGCAGATCATCACGCTGAACTCGACCGACGGCAGCCTGGATGAAGTCGGCCTCGGCGACTTCATGATCCGCAACGTGCTCGGCGAGATCCGCCGCATTCCCGGCGTCGGCCGCGCCACGCTCTATTCGACCGAGCGCAGTCTTCGTGTCTGGGTCGATCCCGCAAAACTCGTCGGCTATGGGCTGACCGCCGACGACCTCAACAAGGCCATCGCCGCTCAGAACGCGCAGGTCGCCTCGGGCAGCATCGGTGCCGAGCCGTCGACGTCGAGCCAGCGCACCTCCGCGCTGGTGCTGGTCAAGGGCCAGCTGTCGTCGCCGGACGAGTTCGGCGCCATCATCCTGCGCGCCAATGCCGACGGCTCGACCGTGCGCCTGCGCGACGTCGCGCGCATCGAGGTCGGCGGCCTCAGCTATCAGTTCAACACGCGTCTCGACGGCAAGCCGACGGCAGGCCTGTCGGTGCTGATGTCGCCGACCGGCAATGCGTTGGCGACCGCGAGCGCGGTCGAAGCCAAGATGAAGGAGCTGTCGCGCTTCTTCCCGGCCAACATCACCTACGAGATCCCCTACAACATCACACCCGTGGTCGAGGCCTCGATCAAGAAGGTGCTGTCGACGCTGGTCGAAGCCGTGGTGCTGGTGTTCGTGGTGATGTTCCTGTTCCTGCAGAACATCCGCTACACCATCATTCCGACCATCGTGGTGCCGGTGGCGCTGCTGGGCGCCTGCTCCACGCTGCTGCTCGCCGGCTATTCCATCAACATGCTCTCGATGTTCGGCATGGTGCTCGCGGTCGGCATCCTCGTCGACGACGCCATTGTCGTGGTCGAGAACGTCGAGCGCATCATGGCCGAGGAAGGCCTGCCGCCGAAGGAAGCGACGCGGAAAGCCATGTCGCAGATCACCGGCGCCATCATCGGCATCACCCTGGTGCTGATGGCGGTGTTCGTGCCGATGGCGTTCTTCCCGGGCTCGGTCGGCATCATCTACCGCCAGTTCTCGGTCACCATGGTCGCCGCGATCGGCTTCTCCGCCTTCCTGGCGCTGTCGTTGACGCCGGCGCTGTGTGCGACTTTGCTCAAGCCCGTTGCCAAGGGGCACGGCCATTCGACCAATTTCGTGTTCAGCCGGTTCAATCGTTTCCTTGAGGCCTGCCGGTTTCACTATGCGCGCACCGTCGGCTTCTCGCTGAATCGAACCGGCCGCCTGATGCTGGTCTATGCCGCGCTGCTGGTCGGCCTGTCCTGGGCCTTCGTCAACCTGCCCGGCGGCTTCCTGCCCGTCGACGACCAGGGCTTCGTCACCACCGACGTGCAGACGCCGTCGGATTCGTCCTACCCTCGCACGGAAGCCGTGATCGAGAAGGTGGAGAAATATCTGGCACGGCGGCCGGGCGTCGACAACGTCACCTTCCTCACCGGCTTCAGCTTCTCCGGCCAGGGCATGAACACCGCGCAGGCCTTCATCACGCTGAAGGACTGGTCGGAGCGCGGGCCGAAGGACTCGGCTGCTGCGATCGTCAACGACATCAACCGCGACCTGGGCTCGTCGATCCGCGACGCAAAAATCTCGGCGCTGCAGCCGCCGCCGATCGACAATCTCGGCAATTCCTCCGGCTTCTCGTTCCGCCTGCAGGACCGCGGCCAGAAGGGCTATCAGCAATTGATGCGCGCCGCCGACCAGCTGATCGCGGAGGCCAATGCGAGCCCGGTGCTGCAGAAGGTCTATATCGAGGGCCTGCCCGAGGCGGGCGTCGTCAATCTCGTGATCGACCGCGAGAAGGCCGGCGCCTTCGGCGTCACCTTCGAGGACATCAACAACACCATCTCGACCAATCTCGGCTCGAACTACATCAACGACTTCCCGAACCGCGGCCGCATGCAGCGCGTCGTGGTGCAGGCGGACGCGCGCGACCGCATGCGGACCGAGGACATCCTCAACTACAACGTCAAGAACAGCCGCGGCCAGCTGGTGCCGTTCTCGTCCTTTGCCACGGTCGAATGGGCGCGTGGCCCGACGCAGATCGCCGGCTTCAACTATTATCCGGCGGTGCGCATCTCCGGCGAAGCCAGGCCCGGCTTCACCTCGGGCGATGCGATCGCCGAGATGGAACGGCTCGCCGGCAGATTGCCGCGCGGCTTCGGCTATGAATGGACCGGCCAGTCGCTGCAGGAAAAGCTGTCGGGCTCGCAGGCGCCGTTCCTGCTGGCGCTGTCGGTGTTCGTGGTGTTCCTGTGCCTCGCCGCGCTGTACGAGAGCTGGACCATTCCGCTCGCGGTGCTGCTCACGGTGCCGCTCGGCATCGTCGGCGCGGTCACGGCTGCGATGCTGCGCGGCCTGCCCAACGACGTCTATTTCACCGTAGGCCTGATCACCATCATCGGCCTCGCCGCCAAGGACGCGATCCTGATCATCGAGTTCGCCAAGGACCTGCGGAAAGAAGGCAAGCCGCTGGTCGAAGCCACCATCGAGGCCTGCCGCCTGCGCTTCCGCCCGATCCTGATGACCGGTCTCGCCTTCATCTGCGGCGTGCTGCCGATGGCGATCGCGCATGGCGCCGGCGGCGCCAGCCAGCAGGCGCTCGGCTCAGTCGTGATGGGCGGCATGATCGCGGTGGTGATCCTGGCGCTGTTGATGGTGCCGGTGTTCTTCGTCTCGGTGCAGCGCGTGCTGGCGGGGGACCGGGAGCCGAAGGCGGCGAGGGAAGATGAAGCGCACGGCCGGCCGGCGCCGGTGAAGCCGTAG
- the fba gene encoding class II fructose-bisphosphate aldolase (catalyzes the reversible aldol condensation of dihydroxyacetonephosphate and glyceraldehyde 3-phosphate in the Calvin cycle, glycolysis, and/or gluconeogenesis) — MARITLRQLLDHAAENDYGVPAFNINNMEQALAIMDAANQVDAPVIIQASRGARSYANDVMLKHMMDAVTEIYPHIPVCVHLDHGNEPATCMTAIQAGFTSVMMDGSLKADGKTPGDWGYNVGVTKTVTDMAHLGGISVEGELGVLGSLETGMGDKEDGHGAEGKLSHDQLLTNPDEAVKFVQETKVDALAIAMGTSHGAYKFTRKPDGDILAMNVIEEIHRKLPNTHLVMHGSSSVPQDLQDIINAYGGKMKPTWGVPVAEIQRGIKNGVRKINIDTDNRMAMTGQIRKVLKDNPEEFDPRKYLKPAMEAMTKLCKQRLQEFNTAGQASKIKKVLTTAEMAKRYAKGELDPKVA; from the coding sequence ATGGCTCGGATCACGTTACGTCAACTGCTCGACCACGCGGCGGAGAACGATTACGGCGTACCGGCCTTCAACATCAACAACATGGAGCAGGCGCTGGCGATCATGGACGCGGCCAACCAGGTCGACGCGCCCGTCATCATCCAGGCCTCGCGCGGTGCGCGCTCCTACGCCAACGACGTCATGCTCAAGCACATGATGGACGCGGTGACCGAGATCTATCCGCACATTCCGGTCTGCGTGCATCTCGACCACGGCAACGAGCCCGCGACCTGCATGACCGCGATCCAGGCCGGCTTCACCTCCGTCATGATGGACGGCTCGCTCAAGGCCGACGGCAAGACCCCCGGCGACTGGGGCTACAATGTCGGCGTCACCAAGACCGTGACCGACATGGCCCATCTCGGCGGCATCTCGGTGGAGGGCGAACTCGGCGTGCTCGGCTCGCTCGAAACCGGCATGGGCGACAAGGAAGACGGCCACGGCGCCGAAGGCAAGCTCAGCCACGACCAGCTGCTGACCAATCCGGACGAGGCCGTGAAGTTCGTGCAGGAGACCAAGGTCGACGCGCTCGCGATCGCGATGGGCACCTCCCACGGCGCCTACAAGTTCACCCGCAAGCCCGACGGCGACATCCTCGCCATGAACGTGATCGAGGAGATCCACCGCAAGCTGCCGAACACGCACCTCGTCATGCACGGCTCCTCCTCGGTGCCGCAGGACCTCCAGGACATCATCAACGCCTATGGTGGCAAGATGAAGCCGACCTGGGGCGTGCCGGTGGCCGAGATCCAGCGCGGCATCAAGAACGGCGTGCGCAAGATCAACATCGACACCGACAACCGCATGGCGATGACCGGCCAGATCCGCAAAGTGCTGAAGGACAACCCGGAAGAGTTCGATCCGCGCAAGTACCTGAAGCCGGCGATGGAGGCGATGACCAAGCTGTGCAAGCAGCGCCTGCAGGAGTTCAACACCGCAGGCCAGGCCTCCAAGATCAAGAAGGTGCTGACCACCGCCGAGATGGCCAAGCGCTACGCCAAGGGCGAGTTGGATCCGAAGGTGGCGTAA
- a CDS encoding phosphoglycerate kinase translates to MTNKFRTLDDVDVKGKRVLLRVDLNVPMENGRVTDATRLERVAPTITEIADKGGKVILLAHFGRPKGRDAKDSLKPVAEALAKVVKKPVAFADDCIGEPAAKAVADLKDGDILCLENTRFHKEEEKNDPAFVAELAKLGDIWVNDAFSAAHRAHASTEGLGHKLPAFAGRTMQAELDALEKALGSPTKPVIAIIGGAKVSTKIDLLENLVTKVDALVIGGGMANTFLHAQGVAVGKSLAEKDLAPTALRIMEKADAANCAIILPVDATVAYHFAANAPSHAYGLDAIPADGMILDVGPQSVARVHAAIDDAATLVWNGPLGAFELQPFDRGTVAAAKHAAERTKAKKLISIAGGGDTVAALNQAHVAGDFTYVSTAGGAFLEWMEGKPLPGVEVLRSK, encoded by the coding sequence ATGACCAACAAATTCCGTACCCTCGACGACGTCGACGTAAAGGGCAAACGCGTGCTGCTGCGCGTCGACCTCAACGTGCCCATGGAGAACGGGCGCGTCACCGACGCCACCCGGCTCGAGCGCGTTGCGCCGACCATCACCGAGATCGCGGACAAGGGCGGCAAGGTCATCCTGCTCGCGCATTTCGGCCGGCCGAAGGGCCGCGACGCCAAGGATTCGCTCAAGCCCGTCGCCGAGGCACTGGCGAAGGTGGTGAAGAAGCCCGTTGCGTTTGCCGACGATTGCATCGGCGAGCCCGCGGCCAAGGCGGTTGCCGACCTGAAGGACGGCGACATCCTGTGCCTGGAAAACACCCGCTTCCACAAGGAGGAGGAAAAGAACGATCCGGCCTTCGTCGCGGAATTGGCAAAGCTCGGCGACATCTGGGTCAATGACGCGTTCTCGGCCGCGCACCGCGCCCACGCCTCCACCGAAGGCCTCGGCCACAAGCTGCCGGCCTTTGCCGGCCGCACCATGCAGGCCGAGCTGGACGCGCTGGAGAAGGCGCTGGGCTCGCCGACCAAGCCTGTCATCGCCATCATCGGCGGCGCCAAGGTCTCGACCAAGATCGACCTCTTGGAAAACCTCGTGACCAAGGTCGACGCGCTCGTGATCGGCGGCGGCATGGCCAACACCTTCCTGCACGCGCAAGGCGTTGCGGTCGGCAAGTCGCTGGCCGAGAAGGATCTCGCCCCGACCGCGCTGCGCATCATGGAGAAGGCGGACGCGGCCAATTGCGCGATCATCCTCCCCGTCGACGCCACCGTCGCCTATCATTTCGCCGCCAACGCGCCGTCACATGCCTATGGGCTCGATGCGATCCCGGCCGACGGCATGATCCTCGACGTCGGGCCGCAATCGGTCGCGCGCGTTCACGCCGCGATCGACGATGCGGCGACGCTGGTCTGGAACGGACCGCTCGGGGCCTTCGAGCTGCAGCCGTTCGACCGCGGCACGGTCGCGGCCGCCAAGCACGCCGCCGAGCGCACCAAGGCCAAGAAGCTGATCTCGATCGCGGGCGGCGGCGACACCGTCGCAGCGCTCAACCAGGCCCATGTGGCCGGTGACTTCACCTATGTGTCGACGGCCGGTGGCGCGTTCCTTGAATGGATGGAAGGCAAGCCCCTGCCCGGCGTCGAAGTTCTGCGTAGCAAGTAA
- a CDS encoding class I fructose-bisphosphate aldolase has translation MNLTELNRIATAMVVLGKGILAADESSGTIKKRFDAIGVESTEENRRDYREMLFRARDAMSQYISGVILYDETIWQNAKDGTPLIKLIEQSGAIPGIKVDEGTQALPMCPGETVTVGLDKLAERLKKYYERGARFAKWRAVIDIGSGIPSMTAISVNAHALARYAALCQAAQIVPIVEPEVLMDGDHDIERCYEVTQRVLNKTFQELRVQRVALEGMVLKPNMAISGKKCPKQASVEEVAEKTIRLLKACVPAAVPGIAFLSGGQSDEEATAHLNAMHKLGPLPWGLTFSYGRALQAAPQKAWSGKAENVAAGQRAFSHRARMNGLASKGEWQSSLEQKAA, from the coding sequence ATGAATCTGACTGAGCTCAACAGGATCGCGACCGCCATGGTCGTATTAGGCAAGGGCATCCTTGCCGCCGACGAATCCTCCGGCACCATCAAGAAGCGTTTCGACGCCATCGGCGTGGAATCGACCGAAGAGAACCGCCGCGATTATCGCGAGATGCTGTTTCGCGCCAGGGACGCCATGAGCCAGTACATCTCCGGCGTGATCCTCTATGACGAGACGATCTGGCAGAATGCGAAGGACGGCACGCCGCTGATCAAGCTGATCGAACAGAGCGGCGCCATTCCCGGCATCAAGGTCGACGAAGGCACGCAGGCCTTGCCGATGTGCCCGGGCGAAACAGTCACGGTCGGGCTCGACAAGCTCGCCGAGCGCTTAAAGAAATATTACGAGCGCGGCGCGCGCTTCGCCAAATGGCGCGCGGTGATCGACATCGGCAGCGGCATCCCCTCGATGACCGCGATCAGCGTCAACGCCCACGCGCTGGCGCGCTATGCCGCGCTGTGCCAGGCCGCGCAGATCGTGCCGATCGTCGAGCCGGAGGTGCTGATGGACGGCGACCACGACATCGAGCGCTGCTATGAGGTGACGCAGCGCGTGCTCAACAAGACCTTCCAGGAATTGCGCGTGCAGCGCGTCGCGCTGGAAGGCATGGTGCTGAAGCCGAACATGGCGATATCAGGCAAGAAGTGCCCGAAGCAGGCCTCCGTCGAGGAGGTCGCGGAGAAGACGATACGGCTGCTGAAGGCCTGCGTGCCGGCGGCAGTGCCCGGCATCGCCTTCCTGTCCGGCGGCCAGTCGGACGAGGAAGCGACCGCGCATCTCAACGCCATGCACAAGCTCGGTCCGCTGCCCTGGGGCCTGACCTTCTCCTACGGCCGCGCGCTGCAGGCCGCGCCGCAGAAGGCCTGGTCCGGCAAGGCCGAAAACGTCGCGGCCGGCCAGCGCGCCTTCAGCCATCGCGCGCGCATGAACGGCCTCGCCTCCAAGGGCGAATGGCAAAGCAGCCTGGAACAGAAGGCAGCCTAG
- a CDS encoding efflux RND transporter periplasmic adaptor subunit, producing the protein MSGLRARSACVAMMLAALAPLLGACEESSSAVSAAQPPAPDVSIVVVKPQARAVVRELPGRIAPTRVSDVRPRVSGIVVERLFRQGSEVKAGDPLYRIDPRPFEVEVMANEAALAKSEAALMQAKQQAHRIATLTRDRAAPEAENEKAIAAERQAHAEVEGRKAELARAKLNLDYATVRAPIDGVVGAALVSEGALAVQNETNLATIQQLDPIYADFTQSVTELNQLRRAFETGDLERIAADAAKVRLVLDDNTLYSLDGKLLFSDAKVDAHTGQVTLRGEFPNPKRELLPGMYVRVRIDQGLDSDAIAVPQQAIQRNGGGGSEVFVVKDDNHIAVQPVRTGSVQDGLWFVTEGLKAGDKVVVEGFQKFAAGDKVQPQSWSEAEATADNRHALKLTR; encoded by the coding sequence ATGTCCGGGCTTCGCGCGCGATCGGCATGCGTTGCAATGATGCTCGCGGCCCTTGCGCCGCTGCTGGGTGCTTGCGAGGAATCCAGCTCCGCGGTGTCCGCCGCCCAGCCGCCCGCCCCTGACGTCAGCATCGTCGTCGTCAAGCCGCAGGCACGCGCCGTGGTGCGCGAGCTGCCGGGCCGGATCGCGCCGACGCGGGTCTCCGACGTGCGGCCGCGCGTATCCGGCATCGTGGTCGAGCGCCTGTTCCGCCAGGGCAGCGAGGTGAAGGCCGGCGATCCGCTCTATCGCATCGATCCGCGTCCGTTCGAGGTCGAGGTGATGGCCAATGAGGCCGCGCTGGCCAAGTCCGAAGCGGCTTTGATGCAGGCCAAGCAGCAGGCGCATCGTATCGCCACCCTGACCCGGGATCGCGCCGCCCCCGAAGCCGAGAACGAGAAGGCGATCGCGGCCGAACGCCAGGCCCATGCCGAGGTCGAGGGCCGCAAGGCCGAGCTCGCGCGCGCCAAGCTCAATCTCGACTATGCCACCGTTCGCGCGCCGATCGACGGCGTGGTCGGTGCGGCCCTCGTCAGCGAGGGCGCGCTCGCCGTGCAGAACGAAACCAATCTCGCCACCATCCAGCAGCTCGATCCGATCTATGCCGACTTCACCCAGTCGGTGACCGAGCTCAACCAGCTCCGCCGCGCCTTCGAGACCGGCGACCTCGAGCGCATCGCGGCCGATGCCGCCAAGGTGCGCCTCGTGCTCGACGACAACACTCTCTATTCGCTCGACGGCAAGCTGCTGTTCTCCGACGCCAAGGTCGACGCTCACACCGGGCAGGTGACGTTGCGCGGCGAGTTCCCCAATCCCAAGCGCGAGCTGCTGCCGGGCATGTACGTCCGGGTCCGGATCGACCAGGGGCTCGATTCCGACGCGATCGCGGTGCCGCAGCAGGCGATCCAGCGCAATGGCGGCGGCGGCAGCGAAGTGTTCGTGGTCAAGGACGACAACCACATCGCCGTGCAGCCGGTGCGCACCGGCTCGGTGCAAGACGGCCTCTGGTTCGTCACCGAGGGCCTGAAGGCCGGCGACAAGGTCGTGGTCGAAGGCTTCCAGAAGTTCGCGGCCGGCGACAAGGTCCAGCCGCAATCCTGGTCCGAGGCGGAGGCGACCGCGGACAACCGGCACGCGCTTAAGCTCACGCGGTAA
- a CDS encoding inositol monophosphatase family protein, with protein sequence MLYSATINVMVKAARRAGRSLKRDLGEIEHLQVSLKGPANFVSLADKRAEEILYQDLAKARPGYGFIGEEGGQREGTDKSHTWIVDPLDGTTNFLHGIPQFAISIGLAREGTVIAGVIYNPANDELYIAERGKGAFLNDQRLRVAGRRQLSECVVACGLPHIGRGDHEEFRREMTAIQDRVAGLRRFGAASLDLAFVAAGRLDGYWERNLSPWDIAAGQIMVKEAGGTVSDIDTPGDALTTGHVVCGNEYVHGELVKILRKPA encoded by the coding sequence ATGCTGTATTCCGCCACTATCAACGTCATGGTCAAGGCGGCGCGCCGCGCCGGCCGCAGCCTCAAGCGCGATCTCGGCGAGATCGAGCATCTCCAGGTCTCGCTGAAGGGGCCGGCCAATTTCGTCTCGCTCGCCGACAAGCGCGCCGAGGAGATCCTCTACCAGGACCTCGCCAAGGCCCGGCCCGGCTACGGCTTCATCGGCGAGGAAGGGGGACAGCGCGAGGGCACCGACAAGAGCCACACCTGGATCGTCGACCCGCTCGACGGCACCACCAACTTCCTGCACGGCATCCCGCAATTCGCGATCTCGATCGGCCTCGCGCGCGAAGGCACCGTAATCGCCGGCGTGATCTACAACCCCGCCAATGACGAGCTCTACATCGCCGAGCGCGGCAAGGGCGCCTTCCTCAACGACCAGCGCCTGCGCGTCGCCGGCCGCCGCCAGCTGAGCGAATGCGTGGTGGCCTGCGGCCTGCCCCATATCGGCCGCGGCGACCACGAGGAATTCCGCCGCGAGATGACCGCGATCCAGGACCGCGTCGCGGGCCTGCGCCGCTTCGGCGCCGCCTCGCTCGACCTCGCCTTCGTCGCCGCCGGCCGCCTCGACGGCTATTGGGAGCGGAATTTGTCGCCCTGGGACATCGCGGCCGGGCAGATCATGGTCAAGGAAGCCGGCGGCACGGTGAGCGACATCGACACGCCGGGCGATGCGCTGACGACAGGCCACGTCGTGTGCGGGAATGAGTACGTGCACGGGGAGCTGGTGAAGATCTTGCGGAAGCCGGCGTAG
- a CDS encoding tetratricopeptide repeat protein, translating to MKLPCITMLATLLLTLPAAAQLQITPPATTPSAPAEKQKPKPPAPAKKKEAAPAPKPSSSPKPSASPKPATVIPAPPSDDLNVDLVFGAYQRGQYKTAFELATARAQAGDAKAMTMLGELYSNAMGIRRDYAKAAEWYKRAADAGDREAMFALAMLRISGRGGPVDKSEAVKLMASAVKLGEPKAAYNLALLYLDGQTLPQDVRRSAELLRQAADAGLPEAQYALATFYKEGTGVPKDPERAVRLLQAASLADNVDAEVEYAIAMFNGTGTPKNQPAAVALLRKASRQGSAIAQNRLAWVLINGVGTPVDKVEGFKWHLVAKTSGKGDPELDKQFSDLPADDRAKAEAAARKWLGSK from the coding sequence ATGAAGCTCCCGTGCATCACCATGCTGGCCACGCTGCTGCTGACACTGCCCGCGGCCGCGCAGCTGCAGATCACCCCGCCGGCGACGACGCCGAGCGCACCGGCAGAGAAGCAGAAGCCAAAGCCGCCCGCGCCCGCCAAGAAGAAGGAGGCAGCACCAGCGCCGAAGCCCTCTTCATCTCCCAAGCCGTCCGCCTCGCCCAAGCCGGCAACCGTGATCCCCGCGCCGCCGTCCGACGATCTCAACGTCGACCTCGTGTTCGGCGCCTATCAGCGCGGCCAATACAAGACGGCGTTCGAGCTCGCCACCGCCCGGGCGCAAGCGGGCGATGCCAAGGCGATGACCATGCTCGGCGAGCTCTATTCCAACGCCATGGGCATCCGGCGCGACTACGCGAAAGCGGCCGAATGGTACAAGCGCGCCGCCGATGCCGGCGATCGCGAGGCGATGTTCGCGCTCGCCATGCTGCGCATCTCCGGCCGCGGCGGCCCTGTCGACAAAAGCGAGGCGGTCAAGCTGATGGCCTCCGCCGTCAAGCTCGGCGAGCCCAAGGCGGCCTATAACCTCGCTCTGCTCTATCTGGACGGCCAGACGCTGCCGCAGGACGTCCGGCGCTCGGCGGAGCTGCTGCGCCAGGCCGCCGATGCAGGCCTGCCCGAAGCGCAATACGCGCTCGCGACCTTCTACAAGGAAGGCACCGGTGTGCCGAAGGACCCCGAACGCGCGGTGCGGCTGCTCCAGGCCGCCTCGCTCGCCGACAATGTCGATGCCGAGGTCGAATATGCCATCGCGATGTTCAACGGCACCGGCACGCCGAAGAACCAGCCGGCGGCCGTCGCCCTGCTTCGCAAGGCCTCCCGCCAGGGCAGCGCAATCGCGCAGAACCGGCTGGCATGGGTGCTGATCAACGGCGTGGGCACGCCCGTGGACAAGGTCGAGGGCTTCAAATGGCACCTGGTGGCCAAGACATCAGGCAAGGGCGACCCCGAGCTCGACAAGCAGTTCTCCGATCTGCCGGCCGATGACCGCGCCAAGGCCGAGGCCGCCGCCAGGAAGTGGCTCGGGTCCAAATGA
- a CDS encoding thiamine phosphate synthase: protein MSNKPPPPRPAPRLYLATPVVDDPATLVAALPELIASADVAAVLLRLKETDQRTMTSRVKALAPPVQKAGAALLVDGHPDIVARGGADGAHLPGIAALKEALPSLKPDRIAGVGGLTTRHHSMDAGEMGADYVLFGEPDAKGQRPSAQAIAERLDWWAELFEPPCVGFATTLDEAHDFAASGADFVLVGDFIWADPRGPKAALIEVDAAIKKAHATALAGQDPASREHG from the coding sequence TTGTCGAACAAACCGCCTCCGCCGCGCCCGGCGCCGCGTCTCTATCTCGCGACGCCCGTCGTCGATGATCCCGCGACCCTGGTCGCCGCGCTGCCCGAGCTGATCGCTTCCGCCGACGTCGCCGCCGTGCTGCTGCGGCTGAAAGAGACCGATCAGCGCACCATGACCTCGCGCGTCAAGGCATTGGCACCGCCGGTGCAGAAGGCGGGCGCGGCACTCCTCGTCGACGGCCACCCTGATATCGTCGCACGCGGCGGCGCCGACGGGGCACACCTGCCCGGCATCGCCGCGCTCAAGGAGGCGCTGCCGTCGCTCAAGCCAGATCGTATCGCCGGTGTCGGCGGGCTGACGACGCGACACCATTCCATGGATGCGGGCGAGATGGGCGCGGATTACGTGCTGTTCGGCGAGCCCGATGCGAAAGGCCAGCGTCCCTCGGCGCAAGCGATCGCCGAGCGGCTGGACTGGTGGGCCGAGCTGTTCGAGCCGCCTTGCGTCGGCTTTGCCACCACGCTGGACGAGGCCCACGATTTCGCCGCCAGCGGCGCCGATTTCGTGCTGGTCGGCGACTTCATCTGGGCCGATCCGCGCGGGCCCAAGGCCGCGCTGATCGAGGTCGATGCCGCGATCAAGAAGGCCCATGCGACGGCGCTGGCCGGCCAGGATCCTGCGAGCCGGGAGCACGGCTAG